A single genomic interval of Amycolatopsis albispora harbors:
- a CDS encoding methyltransferase yields MSGSTSSTSPERIVDVAVGYMAAKQLFAATRIGLFAALGGGPLTAAELAGKTGRPEKITRILGDAMASLGLLSRVDGRYALTADTAAHLGGGGGLDLAPFLHFLDSISYGHWLQFGHTADTGEPGELAMDEARWATFLDGVMTYNALHAKMLAAAVDYRPCRKLLDLGGLSSAFAAEAMRANEELHTTFVFDPRSVEPVTSAVAEAGLADRATVVGAETATAQPEGEFDLIMVNHVVHRFTAPQNADILRNARAAAAPGARLLLLDFFLDDDEVPRPLDALHAGEYLVIDGTVVYPEAEVRGWLAGAGWRVTERLTLPGSPRVLVAEAE; encoded by the coding sequence GTGAGCGGGTCGACCAGCAGTACCAGTCCCGAGCGCATCGTGGACGTGGCCGTGGGCTACATGGCGGCGAAGCAGCTTTTCGCGGCGACCCGGATCGGCTTGTTCGCCGCGCTCGGCGGTGGCCCGCTGACCGCCGCCGAACTGGCCGGGAAGACCGGCAGACCGGAGAAGATCACGCGGATCCTCGGTGACGCCATGGCTTCGCTCGGCCTGCTGTCGCGTGTGGACGGACGATATGCGCTGACCGCGGACACCGCGGCCCACCTCGGCGGCGGTGGTGGTCTCGATCTGGCGCCGTTCCTGCACTTCCTCGACTCGATCAGCTACGGCCACTGGCTGCAGTTCGGCCATACCGCCGACACCGGGGAACCCGGTGAGCTGGCCATGGACGAGGCGCGCTGGGCCACCTTCCTGGACGGCGTGATGACCTACAACGCGCTGCACGCGAAGATGCTCGCCGCGGCCGTCGACTACCGGCCCTGCCGGAAGCTGCTCGACCTCGGCGGGCTGTCGAGCGCGTTCGCGGCGGAAGCCATGCGCGCCAACGAAGAACTGCACACCACCTTCGTGTTCGACCCGCGTTCGGTCGAGCCGGTCACCAGCGCGGTGGCCGAGGCCGGGCTCGCGGACCGCGCGACGGTGGTGGGCGCGGAAACGGCGACGGCCCAGCCGGAAGGTGAGTTCGACCTGATCATGGTCAACCACGTGGTCCACCGGTTCACCGCCCCGCAGAACGCGGACATCCTGCGGAACGCCCGCGCGGCCGCCGCACCCGGTGCCCGGTTGCTGCTGCTCGACTTCTTCCTCGACGACGACGAGGTGCCGCGCCCGCTCGACGCGCTGCACGCGGGGGAGTACCTGGTGATCGACGGCACGGTGGTCTACCCGGAGGCCGAGGTGCGTGGCTGGCTGGCCGGCGCGGGCTGGCGGGTGACCGAGCGGCTGACCCTGCCGGGCAGCCCACGGGTCCTGGTCGCGGAAGCGGAGTGA